The following DNA comes from Buteo buteo chromosome 7, bButBut1.hap1.1, whole genome shotgun sequence.
ATCATCCCTGGATAGATATCCCATCCTATGAGTGGTCCCTGAACTGATATCCCATCCCACGCCTGGTCCCCGAATGGATGTCCTATCCCATGCATGTCCCCCAGAGCGCATAACCCCATCCCACGCCTGTCCCACCCCACGCGCAGCCCCTGCCACGCGTGGCTGATGCGATGCAGGGTCCCTCGGGGTGCCCGGCCCTGGGTGGCGTGGCGCGGGGGCCAGTACTTACTCCTGTCTCGTAAGTGGGGTTGTCGAAAGCCGACTCCACCGTGATGTGGTCGTAAGGGTGGGAGCCGGCAAGGGGCAGCTGCAGGGCCGGTTTTCCCTGGAGCCTGTGGGGAGACGGTAGCTGGAGTGGGCACGGGGCCATGGGGACCCCAGGGGGTGACGGGGGACCACCCGGCCACTCACTTGGAGAAGTAGAGGTAAATGCCCCCGATGAGCAGGGCCACCACCAGCATGGGCAGGAAGACGGCGATGGCGACGTTGGTGCCTTCCAGCGCCGTCCCCGAGGGCACGGCCTTGGCCACAGCTGCCCGCGAGAGTTGGGGGGCTCACCGAGGGGCCACCCCACATCGGctgcacccctgggtgcccgGCTGCACCCCAGACAAACCCTTGCCCTTACCATCCAGGTTGCGGTTGCTGTAAAACTCATCGTAGGAGGCTGGAAGGGGCGGAAGACAGAAGCCGGCATCAGTGGCGAGAAGCGGGGTGCTGAGCCGTGCTGgcggggtgctggggtgggggggggatcATCTCACCCGCCTTGCAGATGGGAGGCGAGCCGCTCCAGCGCGAGGGGTGCCCGGGCAGGCAGCGCAGGCTGCCCTCGCCCAACAGCACCCGTCCGGCAGCGCAGGAGAAGCGTAAGGTGGCTCCCGCCGGGTACAGCCGCCGCTCGGGGCTCTGTCGCCCGCCCGCCGGCACGCCGGGGTTGTGGCAAGGCTCGTACGTCTCCGCTGCGGGGCAAGGGCACGGTGGCATCAACGCCTGCCGCCGGTTTGGGGGACGTGCCCAGGGAGGGGGTACCCGACTCACGGATGCACTTGGGGAGACGGTCGCTCCACTTGGGTCCCCCCGCGGCGCGGTCGTGGCAGGTGAGGGTCCCGGCGCCCGCCAGGATGTAGCCCTTGTCGCAGACGTACTGCACGGTAGCTCCCACTGGGAATTTAGGGCTGGAGACCACCCTGCGGCTGTGCTCGGCATCCCCGGGGTCCCGGCAGGAGGTCACTGCGGGCAGGACGGACCGGCGGTAACGGCGGCTGCCGGGGACGCGCCGCGGGGCGAGGGGGACGCTGGTGGGTGCCGCTCACCCCGCTCACAGGAGGGCAGGTCGCCGCTCCACGTCAGGTCCCAGTGGCACATCAAGAGGTCGGTGCCGGCCAGCTGGAAGCCGGGGTAGCAATGGTAGGTGACCACGGTGCCGTGGAGCAGTTCTGGCTGCGAGGACGTCTTCCAGCCGTTGGCGATGTCCGGCAGCTCGGGGCAGGTGTCGTTACGGGGGACCTCTGTGGGGTCCATGGGGTGAGCAGGACAGCGGGGACGCCGGGGACACCGGGGATGCCATCCCACCGTGGGGCTCACCGGAGAAGTGGATGACAAAGCCTTGCCGATAGGCAAAGGCGCCGGCGCCAGGGTCGGACTGGAACTGGACGGTGACGTCAGCGGTGGAGGCGTAGAGCTTGAAGCGGCCGCGGGCGCCTGTGTACTGGCCCAGGATGCGCGCCGTCAGGTCGTCCCCGTCGTAGAAGGTCAGCACGTCCCCCGTGCCCAGCCGCAACCTGGGGCGGTGGAGCCGTGAGGGCGGGGGGTGCACGAAACCCCCCTGTCCCACCGTCCCCATCCCGCGGGCGTCCCTGCACTCACACGCGGACGTCCAGCATGACGCGCTTGTCCTCCTCCACGTGCAGCCCCCAGATGCAGTCCTGGCCCTTGCCGTACGCCTCCGGCCAGTTGGGCGACAGCACCACACCGGCCGTGTCCGTCAGCTCCCCGCTGCACACCGCTGTGGGTGCACGCTGGGCTTGGCACTGCCGCGGGGGCACCCGCCACGGCACCCACTGGCACCCGCCACCCCGTGTCCAGCGCCCACCACAGCCCCCTGGTTCCGGCACCCACCATCCCCGTTGGCTCTGGCTCCAGCACCCACCATGGCACAGCGGCTCTAGCATCCGTTGTAGCCCATCCCCGACTCCAGCACCCACAGCaacccccagctccagctcccaccATGTCCCTCGGCTCCAGCACGCACCGCAGCACGGTGGTTCCAGCACCCATTATGGcccatccccatctccagcaTTGCACAGCAGCCCCCACCTCCGGCACCCGCTGACCCCCAGTTCCAGTCCCCTCAACCCCCCGGCCCCAGCGCCCACCGCGACACGCCGGCTCCGTCTCGTTCCACTGCGGGTCGCTGGGGTCAACGCACTCAATGATGGTGgagccctgctccagcgtgtAGCCGGGGTCACAGCTGAACTCCACCGTGGTGCCCACGGGGTACCGGGAGTCACTGGCCGTGAAGTTCCCGTACTTGACGAAGGGCTCGTAGCAATGCCCCTGCTCGAAGGCTGCGGGCACAGGGGCGAAGGTCTGCGGGTGCCAGGCAGGCATGGGGATGCCCGGGTGCCCCCCCTACGCCCCGGCCCCGTACCCTCGTAGCGCAGCGCCATGCCTGCAGCGGCCCCGCTGCTGTCGGTGGTGAGCTCCACGAAGAAGTGACGCCCGGTGCTGAGGAGCCCCTCGATGGGCAGGTACTCCACCTCGTAAGAGTCGTACACCGGCGGTGCCTCCACATTGTTGCCATTACGGATGATGAG
Coding sequences within:
- the SEZ6 gene encoding seizure protein 6 homolog isoform X1 codes for the protein MGSPPPALLLPLLAALLRVPAHGYNGLARKTGESAEAEGEPTALPTPAEREAEAHFVSTAPTLKLLNHHPLLEDLLHEAFLKKDYLGQAPFLPAGPGPLLPAGALQPAPGPPAPEPPPRTPALPRAAFPTDPLTTPAGRPGPWGEAWGAVPGADPSWSSTGVPESSPASPSWAPATSLGPRAGAGVVPRDEEGTTTTSTITTTTVTTLQGPAPCNRTLAGPEGWLVSPEPAAVPYDGSLDCTYTISVYPGYGVELKVQNISLAEGETLTVESAGGLEPTLLANESFLLRGQVIRSPANLLTLRFQSPRPPSPGSYCFRYQAYLLSCPFPARPAFGEVSVSSLHPGGDARFRCAAGYQLQGAHRLTCRNATRPFWSAREPLCLAVCGGVVRNATVGRIVSPGFPGNYSNNLTCHWLLEAPAGHRLHLHFEKVSLAEDDDRLIIRNGNNVEAPPVYDSYEVEYLPIEGLLSTGRHFFVELTTDSSGAAAGMALRYEAFEQGHCYEPFVKYGNFTASDSRYPVGTTVEFSCDPGYTLEQGSTIIECVDPSDPQWNETEPACRAVCSGELTDTAGVVLSPNWPEAYGKGQDCIWGLHVEEDKRVMLDVRVLRLGTGDVLTFYDGDDLTARILGQYTGARGRFKLYASTADVTVQFQSDPGAGAFAYRQGFVIHFSEVPRNDTCPELPDIANGWKTSSQPELLHGTVVTYHCYPGFQLAGTDLLMCHWDLTWSGDLPSCERVTSCRDPGDAEHSRRVVSSPKFPVGATVQYVCDKGYILAGAGTLTCHDRAAGGPKWSDRLPKCIPETYEPCHNPGVPAGGRQSPERRLYPAGATLRFSCAAGRVLLGEGSLRCLPGHPSRWSGSPPICKAASYDEFYSNRNLDAVAKAVPSGTALEGTNVAIAVFLPMLVVALLIGGIYLYFSKLQGKPALQLPLAGSHPYDHITVESAFDNPTYETGSVFFAGDEGI
- the SEZ6 gene encoding seizure protein 6 homolog isoform X2, which codes for MGSPPPALLLPLLAALLRVPAHGYNGLARKTGESAEAEGEPTALPTPAEREAEAHFVSTAPTLKLLNHHPLLEDLLHEAFLKKDYLGQAPFLPAGPGPLLPAGALQPAPGPPAPEPPPRTPALPRAAFPTDPLTTPAGRPGPWGEAWGAVPGADPSWSSTGVPESSPASPSWAPATSLGPRAGAGVVPRDEEGTTTTSTITTTTVTTLQGPAPCNRTLAGPEGWLVSPEPAAVPYDGSLDCTYTISVYPGYGVELKVQNISLAEGETLTVESAGGLEPTLLANESFLLRGQVIRSPANLLTLRFQSPRPPSPGSYCFRYQAYLLSCPFPARPAFGEVSVSSLHPGGDARFRCAAGYQLQGAHRLTCRNATRPFWSAREPLCLAVCGGVVRNATVGRIVSPGFPGNYSNNLTCHWLLEAPAGHRLHLHFEKVSLAEDDDRLIIRNGNNVEAPPVYDSYEVEYLPIEGLLSTGRHFFVELTTDSSGAAAGMALRYEAFEQGHCYEPFVKYGNFTASDSRYPVGTTVEFSCDPGYTLEQGSTIIECVDPSDPQWNETEPACRAVCSGELTDTAGVVLSPNWPEAYGKGQDCIWGLHVEEDKRVMLDVRVLRLGTGDVLTFYDGDDLTARILGQYTGARGRFKLYASTADVTVQFQSDPGAGAFAYRQGFVIHFSEVPRNDTCPELPDIANGWKTSSQPELLHGTVVTYHCYPGFQLAGTDLLMCHWDLTWSGDLPSCERVTSCRDPGDAEHSRRVVSSPKFPVGATVQYVCDKGYILAGAGTLTCHDRAAGGPKWSDRLPKCIPETYEPCHNPGVPAGGRQSPERRLYPAGATLRFSCAAGRVLLGEGSLRCLPGHPSRWSGSPPICKAASYDEFYSNRNLDAVAKAVPSGTALEGTNVAIAVFLPMLVVALLIGGIYLYFSKLQGKPALQLPLAGSHPYDHITVESAFDNPTYETGETREYEVSI